In the Podospora bellae-mahoneyi strain CBS 112042 chromosome 4, whole genome shotgun sequence genome, one interval contains:
- a CDS encoding hypothetical protein (antiSMASH:Cluster_5; COG:K; EggNog:ENOG503NZXG) — MLGKPCLDPGEVDTSFSTLNAKSTMQSSQRKRVVSSCIPCYTRKQKCNRQYPCNHCSRRRRPEQCAYNPSQATLPPSPPQTQKDHLHDDEIQTDDSQQEAQAERRPSASSSVQDTINWGGLKEGREPTSLAEVFGYFENSKSNTIALVRKLGADDDATGHSSEPAPVPEETAIIAQRLFASIPNRSILDFLVRYFIAEVSWMDQLIYPPWFLSHYQKWWEMERTSTAYGIEFAVLVLRICSYASQFLPSPTCTIDSIRGVPLADIRKSCDRVADALTPICSRLDARGSLIRVQHVAFAGLRSLCQGRTNAHWEALSCAVRVAQRIGLHVDATSGFYSHNMDELEKEMRRRTFCNLYVWDSVLSKRLDQIPFLPDALNPDTMPRMHLVLGLDDVTQADAPDLFTERVLEAQIANFWRTHGSGNGAEYDPIAAEERYEKFCSEFLPEIPPVFALYPDTCDKWDARLPTLPLQRQMFHMAILESLCHNFRPALFQEANSIQQLPAYKQILLSSHKRALAVIALNLLEGVSALHLMMGGSHTRHASLIIPTFEAAVVLLCLCSDENFPPKAETTLRRESTTSMTKSSDPFGVGVTDVAKDECIQAVRSALGRLQTLADMNHMAEVGARTLTRLLGKLEKISDTTVSEANTLMRLDTDPIVVTDPALQLSEAWNCLQTPDYAEVEFLAENTPTTDMSVFSWF, encoded by the exons ATGCTGGGGAAACCGTGTCTGGACCCTGGTGAAGTTGATACCTCTTTCAGCACCCTGAACGCCAAATCGACAATGCAATCAAGCCAGAGAAAACGGGTGGTTTCATCATGTATCCCTTGTTACACCAGGAAACAGAAG TGCAACCGGCAGTATCCATGTAACCATTGCAGCCGCCGTCGACGCCCCGAACAATGCGCCTACAACCCTTCTCAAGCTACATTACCACCCAGtccaccccaaacccagaAGGACCACCTTCATGATGACGAAATCCAAACAGATGATAGCCAACAGGAGGCTCAAGCTGAAAGGAGGCCCTCTGCTTCATCCTCAGTCCAGGACACGATCAACTGGGGGGGTCTCAAAGAGGGGAGAGAACCGACATCCCTTGCGGAGGTTTTCGGGTATTTTGAGAATAGCAAATCCAACACGATTGCTCTGGTGAGAAAG CTAGGGGCAGATGACGATGCAACGGGGCACAGCAGCGAGCCCGCGCCAGTGCCAGAAGAAACGGCAATCATAGCCCAAAGGCTGTTCGCTTCAATACCTAATCGTTCCATCCTCGACTTTTTGGTACGGTATTTCATCGCGGAGGTTAGCTG GATGGATCAGCTCATATATCCGCCTTGGTTTCTTTCACATTATCAGAAATGGTGGGAAATGGAGCGGACATCGACAGCCTACGGTATCGAGTTTGCAGTGCTGGTTCTCAGGATATGTTCCTATGCCTCTCAGTTCCTCCCTTCGCCGACCTGTACTATCGACAGCATCAGGGGAGTGCCGCTGGCTGACATCCGTAAGTCCTGTGATAGAGTGGCCGATGCACTCACACCAATCTGCTCACGCCTCGACGCACGCGGGTCTCTTATACGGGTTCAGCACGTCGCTTTTGCTGGGCTGAGGTCCCTGTGCCAGGGCCGAACAAATGCGCACTGGGAAGCGCTAAGTTGCGCTGTTCGAGTGGCACAGAGGATTGGGCTGCATGTTGATGCCACATCAGGTTTTTACAGCCACAACATGGACGAGCTCGAAAAGGAAATGAGACGGAGGACATTTTGCAATCTTTATGTCTGGGACAGTGTGCTATCTAAACGTCTGGATCAAATCCCTTTCTTACCAGACGCACTGAACCCTGACACCATGCCTCGAATGCACCTTGTGCTTGGCCTCGACGACGTCACTCAAGCCGATGCTCCTGACCTGTTCACCGAGCGCGTGCTCGAGGCACAGATAGCAAACTTCTGGCGGACTCATGGTTCCGGGAACGGGGCTGAATACGACCCCATTGCTGCAGAGGAACGATACGAGAAGTTCTGCAGCGAGTTTCTTCCCGAAATACCACCTGTCTTTGCTCTCTACCCTGACACATGCGACAAGTGGGATGCCCGTCTTCCAACCTTACCGTTACAGCGTCAGATGTTTCATATGGCCATCTTGGAGTCGCTTTGCCACAACTTCCGCCCTGCGCTATTTCAGGAGGCCAACTCGATTCAGCAACTCCCAGCCTACAAGCAGATATTGCTCTCATCCCACAAGCGAGCGCTGGCCGTCATAGCACTAAACTTACTTGAAGGTGTCTCTGCCCTCCatctgatgatgggtggCTCACACACACGCCATGCGAGTCTCATCATCCCAACCTTTGAGGCTGCAGTGGTCCTTTTGTGTCTCTGCTCCGATGAAAACTTCCCACCAAAAGCAGAGACGACACTCCGAAGGGAGTCCACTACCAGCATGACGAAGTCCTCAGATCCCTTCGGAGTAGGCGTCACTGACGTTGCTAAGGACGAGTGCATCCAGGCTGTAAGGAGTGCGCTGGGCCGACTACAAACTCTTGCCGATATGAACCACATGGCTGAGGTGGGCGCAAGAACGCTCACACGCCTTCTTGGAAAGTTAGAGAAGATCAGTGATACCACGGTTAGCGAGGCCAACACACTAATGAGATTGGATACCGACCCAATCGTCGTCACTGATCCTGCACTTCAGCTGTCGGAGGCGTGGAATTGCCTACAGACGCCAGACTATGCCGAAGTAGAGTTCTTGGCTGAGAATACACCAACAACTGATATGAGTGTTTTTAGTTGGTTTTGA
- a CDS encoding hypothetical protein (COG:U; antiSMASH:Cluster_5; SMCOG1005:Drug resistance transporter; SMCOG1005: EmrB/QacA; EggNog:ENOG503NZ12), with the protein MDDPTPANNTEIAALGNGRDMEKVEKSSPSRSSSPQQVLTAGDEPQRKITGARWAAFVISTLTAIFVYSLDNTIVANIIPVVVNDLNGVDKLPWLSVGFMIGGMATILPFGRLYTMYDSKWVYIISFVFFLGGSALCGAAPNIDAEIIGRVMAGAGGNGMYVGLQVLMSMHTTDKERPTYLSYVGGTWGVGTVCGPAVGGAFSLYNWRWGFYINLLFGAILLPTYLFVIPSANPLPNKKQSEKLALMDWVGVIISIGAMATIVMAINLAGVQFPWNSGSIVALFIVSGVLWILFALQQSFCLFTTEHKRLFPVPMLKQKMPVLLFIACAGGSAACYMSTYWIPIYFQFSKGDSAIYTALRLLPFILALITIMPVSGHLISRWGWYKPWFVGGSALTLITAALMAHYINGGTPVGAFYVIELFLAFGIGAYAQNAFAVVQSVVAPKDAPYGLALMLVGQLTGITFGLSISGAVFINTATSGLHDALPQIPVEELSHVVAGASNQVFESLSLEQRSRALEIIVQSWNKTFICVYVAAAASLISSVFFKNTKANVNTAAVVL; encoded by the exons ATGGACGATCCAACTCCCGCCAACAACACGGAAATTGCTGCTTTGGGTAATGGAAGAGATATGGAGAAAGTGGAGAAATCCTCCCCGTCTCGTTCCTCGTCCCCTCAGCAAGTTTTGACTGCAGGAGATGAGCCGCAACGAAAAATAACCGGTGCCCGC TGGGCAGCTTTTGTTATCAGCACCTTGACGGCTATCTTCGTCTACTCGTTGGACAACACTATCGTTGCCAACATCATTCCG GTCGTTGTTAACGATCTCAACGGAGTTGACAAGCTACCATGGCTGTCCGTCGG ATTCATGATCGGGGGGATGGCAACTATCCTCCCATTCGGAAGACTTTACACAATGTATGATTCCAAATGGGTTTACATCATATCttttgtcttcttcctcggcggaTCGGCACTTTGCGGCGCAGCACCCAACATTGATGCTGAAATCATTGGTCGTGTCATGGCCGGTGCCGGTGGGAACGGGATGTATGTCGGTCTTCAGGTGCTCATGTCTATGCATACTACGGATAAGGAGCGTCCCACATACCTTAGCTACGT CGGAGGCACCTGGGGCGTAGGAACCGTTTGTGGTCCAGCTGTCGGAGGCGCCTTCTCGTTGTACAACTGGCGATGGGGCTTCTACATCAATCTTCTTTTCGGGGCTATCCTTCTGCCTACCTATCTCTTCGTcatcccctccgccaacccgTTGCCGAACAAAAAGCAGTCTGAAAAGCTCGCTCTCATGGACTGGGTTGGCGTCATCATCAGTATTGGCGCCATGGCAACCATCGTCATGGCTATCAATCTAGCCGGAGTGCAATTCCCCTGGAACAGTGGCTCGATCGTCGCACTATTCATCGTCAGTGGTGTTCTTTGGATCTTATTCGCTCTCCAGCAGTCGTTTTGTCTCTTCACGACGGAGCATAAACGTCTGTTTCCTGTGCCCATGCTGAAGCAAAAGATGCCGGTATTGCTTTTCATTGCCTGCGCTGGCGGCTCTGCGGCTTGCTACATGTCTACATACTGGATTCCCATCTACTTCCAGTTTTCCAAGGGAGACTCAGCAATCTATACGGCTCTTCGACTGCTGCCATTCATCCTCGCGCTTATCACGATAATGCCCGTGAGTGGACACCTGATAAGCAGATGGGGTTGGTATAAACCTTGGTTCGTGGGAGGAAGTGCTTTGACTCTTATCACAGCTGCACTCATGG CCCACTACATCAATGGGGGAACACCGGTTGGTGCCTTTTATGTCATCGAGCTGTTCTTGGCCTTTGGAATTGGCGCCTATGCACAAAATGCATTTGCCGTCGTTCAGTCAGTTGTCGCCCCCAAAGACGCACCCTATGGGCTCGCCCTCATGCTCGTTG GGCAACTGACGGGAATCACGTTTGGTCTCTCCATCAGTGGTGCCGTATTCATCAACACAGCAACAAGCGGCCTTCATGATGCGCTACCACAGATTCCCGTCGAGGAGTTGTCGCATGTCGTTGCTGGAGCTAGCAACCAGGTCTTTGAGTCATTGTCACTCGAGCAACGATCACGCGCCCTCGAGATTATTGTCCAGTCCTGGAATAAGACTTTCATCTGTGTTTACGTCGCTGCTGCAGCCAGTTTAATTTCGTCGGTTTTCTTCAAG AACACCAAAGCCAATGTCAATACCGCCGCTGTGGTTCTATGA
- a CDS encoding hypothetical protein (antiSMASH:Cluster_5; COG:Q; SMCOG1001:short-chain dehydrogenase/reductase SDR; EggNog:ENOG503NWX8) produces the protein MAVFASTVTSEQAVAAFAPQVKGRTFVITGAGRSSIGSSIAIELAKASPAHLLIASRTAANVHPVITAIREQDPSVKATFIQLDLSNHDSVCRAAQEILAATKSKIDVLINSAGNMALKKYTLDKQGIEMQMSVNHVGHFLLTNLLTPALLTGAKSPYGARVINLTSVGYQISPVRFDDVSFSDGKTYDMWTGYGQAKTAQILFAYGLTDRLKDRGVVAFACHPGSNLDTKLGSHLVMDDYSDVLSTTTRNTGQEFSFTVGDEPRFKTYEQIGATPLIAALDPDLAGRGPAYLQNGEVVEPVARHAVYDKGEVDRCWRLSEELVGQKFEY, from the coding sequence ATGGCTGTCTTTGCTAGCACTGTCACCAGCGAGCAAGCCGTTGCAGCCTTTGCTCCCCAAGTCAAAGGACGCACCTTCGTCATCACCGGCGCCGGCCGATCTAGTATCGGGAGCTCAATCGCCATCGAACTCGCCAAAGCATCACCAGCTCACCTTCTGATCGCCTCCCGCACCGCTGCAAACGTCCACCCGGTGATCACAGCCATCCGGGAACAAGACCCATCAGTCAAAGCAACATTTATCCAACTCGACCTCTCCAACCATGACTCAGTCTGCCGCGCGGCACAGGAAATCCTGGCAGCTACCAAATCCAAAATCGACGTTCTCATCAACAGCGCCGGAAATATGGCCCTCAAGAAATACACCCTCGACAAGCAAGGCATAGAAATGCAAATGTCCGTCAACCACGTCGGACACTTCCTCCTGACGAACCTTCTCACCCCCGCCCTTCTCACCGGTGCCAAGAGCCCCTACGGAGCCCGcgtcatcaacctcaccagcgTAGGGTACCAAATCTCCCCTGTCCGCTTTGACGACGTCTCCTTCTCCGACGGCAAAACCTACGACATGTGGACAGGTTACGGCCAGGCCAAGACAGCGCAGATCCTGTTTGCGTATGGTTTGACAGACCGGCTGAAGGACCGCGGTGTGGTGGCTTTTGCTTGCCACCCGGGGTCTAATCTTGATACTAAACTTGGGTCACacttggtgatggatgattACAGCGATGttttgtccaccaccacgcgCAATACAGGTCAGGAGTTTAGTTTCACGGTTGGGGATGAGCCGCGGTTCAAGACGTATGAGCAGATTGGTGCTACGCCTCTTATTGCGGCGCTGGATCCGGATTTGGCAGGGCGAGGGCCGGCGTACTTGCAGaatggggaggttgtggaacCTGTTGCGAGACATGCGGTGTATGataagggggaggtggatagGTGCTGGAGGCTGAgtgaggagttggttgggCAGAAGTTCGAGTATTAA